The following nucleotide sequence is from Candidatus Eisenbacteria bacterium.
GCGCCCGGGCCGCTCGCCGCGCCGAGCCGCATGCCGGCGACGATCGCGCCACCGCGCCGCGCCCGCATCCGGCTTCGCGAGTGGACCGTGGGGCTCGTGATCCTGAGTGCGGTCGTGGTCGCGGCGGTCTGGATGTCGTCGATGCGCAGCCAGCCGAGCCGCGAAGCGATCGCGCTCAACAACCAGGGCCACGATTCGTTGAACTCGGGGCGGCTGCAGGTGGCGCGCCGGCACTTCCAGTCGGCGCTCGCGCGATCACCCCGATTCGCGGAAGCGAAGCTCAATCTGGCCACGGTGCTGCATCGCGAGGGCGACGACGATGCCGCCGCGGGCCTCTACGGAGAAGTGCTCCGCGAGCAGCCGAAGCGCCGTGAGCTGATCGCTGCCGCACACTACGGGCTCGGCGAGATCGACCTGCAGGCCGACGCGTGGCCGAGTGCGGTCGCGCACCTGAGTGCGGCCACCCTCGGCGATTCGGCGCGCGTCGAGTACCCGAACAATCTCGCCTTCGCGCTCATCCGGGCCGGGCGGACCGACGAAGCGCTGGCGACCCTGCGCACCGCCCAGCAGCGTTTTCCGGGCGAGCCGTCGCTGCTCAAGAACGCGGCGCTGGCGTGGTTCGAGCGCGCGCGTCCGGACAGCGCGCTGAGCGCGGCGAACGCCGCCGTGCGACTGCGCCCCGACTTCGTCGCAGCGTGGGTTCTCAAGACCCGCAGCGAGGCGGCGCTCGGTGACCTGGCGGCCGCGCGAGCGAGTCTCGCGACCGTGGAACGCCTGGGCGCCGACGAATCGTCGGTGCGCGAGGCGCAGGATGCCGTGCGGG
It contains:
- a CDS encoding tetratricopeptide repeat protein; the encoded protein is MPATIAPPRRARIRLREWTVGLVILSAVVVAAVWMSSMRSQPSREAIALNNQGHDSLNSGRLQVARRHFQSALARSPRFAEAKLNLATVLHREGDDDAAAGLYGEVLREQPKRRELIAAAHYGLGEIDLQADAWPSAVAHLSAATLGDSARVEYPNNLAFALIRAGRTDEALATLRTAQQRFPGEPSLLKNAALAWFERARPDSALSAANAAVRLRPDFVAAWVLKTRSEAALGDLAAARASLATVERLGADESSVREAQDAVREAATPR